The following proteins are encoded in a genomic region of Arachis stenosperma cultivar V10309 chromosome 4, arast.V10309.gnm1.PFL2, whole genome shotgun sequence:
- the LOC130975873 gene encoding WAT1-related protein At1g68170-like, producing MTGIGGAMLITFYRGVKVKMLSFHINLFNQRNGGGTVHSSHSGGRLFLMGAMLAFFNNASYVLWPIIQAKRDFSQWKLGWNVRLLIIAYAGIVVSGVMVAVISWLEVFCPCKRY from the exons ATGACTGGAATTGGTGGGGCAATGTTGATAACATTCTATAGAGGCGTGAAAGTTAAGATGCTATCCTTCCACATTAACCTCTTCAATCAGCGAAATGGCGGCGGCACCGTACACTCATCACATAGTGGCGGAAGGTTGTTCTTGATGGGTGCTATGTTGGCGTTCTTCAACAACGCGTCTTATGTGTTGTGGCCGATCATTCAGGCGAAG AGGGATTTCAGTCAGTGGAAGTTGGGTTGGAATGTCAGGTTACTCATTATAGCTTACGCT GGTATAGTGGTTTCAGGAGTGATGGTGGCTGTGATATCGTG GCTAGAAGTGTTTTGTCCATGCAAGAGGtactaa